CGCGACGCGCAGCGCGACCGGCCGGAGGCCGACCAGCTCATCGCCGCCAGCAGCGGGCTCACCCAGGAGCGCGTCGAGTTCCTGGTGTACCTGGAGGTGCTGGAGCGCGCGGCGGACGACGCCGGGGTGAACGTCTCACGCCGCGATGTGCAGACCGCCCGCGCGGAGGCCGAACGGAACCTGGGGGGCGCCGACGCGCTGGCCCAGGCCGCGCTGATGCCGGCCAGCGGCGCCACCCCGCTCGCCGGGGACGAGCAGATCGACCAGATGCTGCGCAGCCAGCTTCTGTTCCAGGGCCTGGCGGAGCGGCTCGGCGTCACGCCGGACGCGGCGGGCGTGCAGCGGATCGCCACCGTGCTGGCCACCACCGCCGAGGAGATCGGTGTCGACGTGAACCCGCGCTTCGGCGAGTGGGACGCGGAGCAGGTCATGCTGACCGACGCCACCGAGCCCTGGCTGCGGGCGGCGAGCGGCGAGCAGGCCGCCGTTACGCTCGGCGGGTGACCACTTCCCCGTCTGATTCGTCCCCCTCCCCCGCATCCCCCGTTTCCGCCGCCTCCCCCGCGCCGTCCGCTCCGGCCGGCCGGATCGTGCTGCTGACCACCACCCACCGGGTGGCCCCCGGGCTGCTGTCCTGGCCCGCCTGGCAGGCCCTGCGCGACGCCGACCTGGTGCTGTGCCGGGACACGGCGCACCCGCAGCTTCCTTATCTGAAGGAGGCCGGGATCGCGGTGGAGGCCGTCGCCACCATCGACGCGGACCGGGTGGTGGGCGCGGGCGCGGGCGGGCGCCTGGTCGTGGTGCTGACCTCGGCCGAGGGCGAGCCGCGCCTGACCGACGGGCTGGCTGCACTGGCCGGCTCCGGCCGGGCCACGACCCTGCCCGAGCTGGAGCTGCTGCCCGGCTCCTATGACCTGCCGGGCGCGCGGCTGCTCGACCTGGTGCAGGTGATGGACCGCATCCGCGCCGTGTGCCCCTGGGCGTCGACACAGACGAGTGAGGACCTCGCGCCGTACGGCGTGGAGGAGATGTACGAGCTGATCGAGGCCATCGAGGCGGGCGACCGGGCGGAGCTGCGCGAGGAGCTGGGGGACGTGCTGCTCCAGGTCGTCTTCCACGCCAGGATCGCGGCCGAGGACACCGAGGAGCCGTTCGACATCGACGACGTGGCGGGCGGCATCGTGGCGAAGCTGATCCACCGCCACCCGCACGTGTTCGGCGACGAGCGGGCCGAGACGGCGGACGACGTGAAGGCGCTGTGGCTGCGCGCGAAGGCGGCGGAGAAGGGCCGGACCTCGGTCACGGACGGCATCCCGCTGGGCCAGCCCGGCCTGGCGCTCGCGGCGAAGCTCTCCGCCCGCGCCCGGACGGCCGGCGTCGACGTGCCGCTGCCCCCCGCCCCGGCCGGCGACTTCGGCTACCGCCTGCTGGCCCTGGCCACCGAGGCGGAAGCCGCCGGCACCGACCCCGAAACGGCCCTGCGCACCGCGGCCCGCGCCTACCGCGACGCGATCCGCGCGGCGGAGGCGCGGCCCGCCCGGCAGGAGTGACCGCGCCCGCCCGCCGGGCGGCAGCGGGCGTGATGAGGCCGTGCGGCCGTGGCGTCATGGGCGTCAGAACGCCGCCGCGGCGGCCACCAGGCGGTGCGGCGCGGCGCCGGTCAGCAGCGTCGTGAGACCGCTGAGCACGTCCGGGCCCAGATACCAGTCGCCCGTGTGGTCCACGCAGTACAGCCGTCCGTCGCGGTCCACCACGAGCAACGCCGTGCCGCCGGCCTCCTCGCCCAGCGGGCACAGCTCGGTGCCCAGCGCGCGGCCGAGTTCGCCCAGGGTGCGGGCCCAGTGCAGGCCGCGCAGCGGGTCGATGACGACGCCGGTCGCCGCGTACGCCTGCCCGGGGCCCTGCGGCGACAGCGTCAGCGCGCCGAGCTCGGCCCACGTCTCGAAGGCGGCCGGGAACAGCGTGTGCGGGTGGCCCTGCGGCGAACGGTGGCCGCTGAGCACGTCCGCCCACCGCTCGGCGCGGGCCGCGTGCCGCCGACCCGGGCTCCAGCCCCCGGCGGTCAGGGCCTGGTCGGCGCTGCCCGCCGACCACGGGCCGCCCGCGGCGGGCGCGTCGGCCGACATCGCCACCGCCACGTCCGGCGCGGCGCTGACGCTGCGCACGCCGAGGCGCGCGAGCAGCACGGCGCAGGAGCGGCAGTGCGGGGCGTACTCGCCGTGCTGCGGGTCGCCGTCCTCGCGGATGTGCCGCGTGGTGATCCCGGCGTCCGCCAGGGCGATCCGGGCGGCGGTGAGGTCGTGGGCTGCCGCCTCGGTGAGGCAGCGGGAGAGCAGGAACGGCTCGGGGCAGCGGCCGAGGTGGCGCTCGCGCTGCCCCGTGCCGAGCCCGTCGAGGATGTCCGCGACCACCGGGTGGAGGTCGGGGGCGGCGGCGGCGCGGCTCGCGGTCCCGGTGAGCGCCTGGGCGCGGGCGGGAACGGACAGCGCGGCGGCCGTGGTCGGCAGAATGCCGTCGCGGCGGTGCCGGAGCACGGGAGGCACCGGGCCGTGGGTATCCGATATCACGTGCACGATCGTGCCACCGACACACGGAACCCATAGGCTGTCCGCCGACAGCGTGATGTAACAGCAGGGGGCGTACCGCCATGACGACAGGTCGGCTCGGGCAACAGGCCGCGCCACCGAACAGGGCCTATGCCGGACAGGTCGTGCAATTCCCCGACCCGGTGCGGGCCGCCCGATTCCCGCACGGAGTCCGCGTGGACGCGGACGGTTTGCCCGATTTCTCACCCTACGCCAGAGCCGCCGCCGAGATCGCTGATCCGCCGGAGGGCTTCGGCGTGGACGAGCTGCGGCTGACCGACTACGTGTCGGCCAACGCCGCGCTGCACGCCGGGGGCCACGAGCTGTGGGCCAACCTGCCGCCCGTCGCCACGCCGCACGGCTGGACCTGGCACCACGTGGCGAACTCGCGGCGGCTGGAGCTGGTGCCGGTCGAGGTGAAGGCGCTGCTGCGGCACCACGGTGGCCTGGCGACGGCGAACGTCGACCAGACCAAGCGCGGCACCCGCCCGCTGGCCGAGACCAAGCCCGTGCACTTCGCCGTGCCGCGCTCGGTCGCCGTGCCGGAGGACCGGCTGCGCGCCGCGGAGGACCGGCTCGGATACCGGCTGCCGGAGGCGTACCGCTCGTTCCTCAAGGCGGCCGGCGGCTGCGCGCCGGTCGGCGTGGCGCTCGACGCGGAGCTGGGGCTGCTGATCGACCAGCCGTTCTTCACGCTGCGCGAGGAGGCCGCGGTCAACGACGTGGTCTACATCAACAAATGCCTGCGCGACCACCTCACCAAGGACTACCTGGGCGTCGCGTTCGCCCACGGCGGCATCCTCGCGGTGAAGGTCAAGGGCGAGGACCTGGGCTCCGTCTGGCTGTGCCCGTACGACGACGCGCGGGACCGGGACGGCCTGACTCTCCAGCAGCGGGTCGCCGATCTGCTGCTGCCCTGCGGCTCGGACTTCGACGACTTCCTGCTGCGGCTGGCGGGGAACCCGCCGGAGCTGGACACGGTGGCGAATCTGATGGTCGACGGCGGATTCGCGCGCGCCGTCCCGGTGGAGGGATGAGCGCGATGGTCACGTTCGCACAGGCGCAGGAGCGCGCGGAGCACTGGGTGAACGGCCCCGGGGGCGGCGATCCGCGCCGCGAGGTCCGGGTGCGGGAGTTCGGTCTCGGTTTCGTGGCCTGGGCCGAGGAGCCGGAAGCGGGCCCGGTCGGCGGCGGCAAGCTGGTGATCGCGCGGGACAGCGGTGACACGACGCTGTGGCCGGCCCTGCCGGTCGGCGACGTCATCCGCGCCTACGAGGAGGAGTACGGCACCCCCGCCACGGCGGCGCCCGCCGAGCCCGAGGAGCAGCGGATCGATCTGAACGTCACCTCGTTCCTGCTGACGCCGCCGCAGTGGCTCCAGGACGCGGCCGACCGCGCGAGCGGCGACGGACCCGAGCCGGTCCCGCCGGTGGCCGAGGCCGAACCGGAGCCAGAGCCCGAACCGGAGCCGCTGCCCGAACCGGAGCCGGAGCCGGAGCCGATCGCCCCACCGCCACCGCCGCCCGCGTCCGACAGCCCGTGGTCCGGCAAGGACATCGAACGGCCCGCGCCCGTCGCGGGCGGCTCGCCATGGGCGGGCGCCGACACCTCGGGCAGCGGCGCCGACGCCGAGTCCATAGCGCCCCCGGCGACCGTGTTCTCGCCGCCCGTGGTGGCCGACCCGGGCGGCCCGCCGTCCGTCGTCGTCCCCTCCGAGGCGCGGACCGCGATCCTGCCGCAGGGCAGCGCCCTGCCGCCCACCGCCATCCACCGCGCGGACCCGCCTGCCGCGCCCGCCGCCCCGGCCGGAACGCCCGTGGGCCCGCCGCCCCGTGCCGGCGGCGGCGCGGCCGACCTCGCCAACGCGGACACCGCCAAATCGGTGACCGGA
Above is a window of Streptomyces sp. NBC_01803 DNA encoding:
- a CDS encoding SurA N-terminal domain-containing protein encodes the protein MKRRSSALSVSAAAVLAAAAPLLLTGCSTDAHPGAAAVVGGERIALATVQSEVEAVRDAQRDRPEADQLIAASSGLTQERVEFLVYLEVLERAADDAGVNVSRRDVQTARAEAERNLGGADALAQAALMPASGATPLAGDEQIDQMLRSQLLFQGLAERLGVTPDAAGVQRIATVLATTAEEIGVDVNPRFGEWDAEQVMLTDATEPWLRAASGEQAAVTLGG
- a CDS encoding nucleoside triphosphate pyrophosphohydrolase — its product is MTTSPSDSSPSPASPVSAASPAPSAPAGRIVLLTTTHRVAPGLLSWPAWQALRDADLVLCRDTAHPQLPYLKEAGIAVEAVATIDADRVVGAGAGGRLVVVLTSAEGEPRLTDGLAALAGSGRATTLPELELLPGSYDLPGARLLDLVQVMDRIRAVCPWASTQTSEDLAPYGVEEMYELIEAIEAGDRAELREELGDVLLQVVFHARIAAEDTEEPFDIDDVAGGIVAKLIHRHPHVFGDERAETADDVKALWLRAKAAEKGRTSVTDGIPLGQPGLALAAKLSARARTAGVDVPLPPAPAGDFGYRLLALATEAEAAGTDPETALRTAARAYRDAIRAAEARPARQE
- a CDS encoding SMI1/KNR4 family protein translates to MTTGRLGQQAAPPNRAYAGQVVQFPDPVRAARFPHGVRVDADGLPDFSPYARAAAEIADPPEGFGVDELRLTDYVSANAALHAGGHELWANLPPVATPHGWTWHHVANSRRLELVPVEVKALLRHHGGLATANVDQTKRGTRPLAETKPVHFAVPRSVAVPEDRLRAAEDRLGYRLPEAYRSFLKAAGGCAPVGVALDAELGLLIDQPFFTLREEAAVNDVVYINKCLRDHLTKDYLGVAFAHGGILAVKVKGEDLGSVWLCPYDDARDRDGLTLQQRVADLLLPCGSDFDDFLLRLAGNPPELDTVANLMVDGGFARAVPVEG
- a CDS encoding SUKH-3 domain-containing protein; the encoded protein is MISDTHGPVPPVLRHRRDGILPTTAAALSVPARAQALTGTASRAAAAPDLHPVVADILDGLGTGQRERHLGRCPEPFLLSRCLTEAAAHDLTAARIALADAGITTRHIREDGDPQHGEYAPHCRSCAVLLARLGVRSVSAAPDVAVAMSADAPAAGGPWSAGSADQALTAGGWSPGRRHAARAERWADVLSGHRSPQGHPHTLFPAAFETWAELGALTLSPQGPGQAYAATGVVIDPLRGLHWARTLGELGRALGTELCPLGEEAGGTALLVVDRDGRLYCVDHTGDWYLGPDVLSGLTTLLTGAAPHRLVAAAAAF